A genomic window from Streptomyces spororaveus includes:
- a CDS encoding phosphotransferase: MFEAPAPATVDRMLAAQQHAADQFGLRATGRRVWGYQGRTLSAAGPHWLRVVCAEAGTEGGILWNGPSTSRTLPASVPRPELLHVRDWTDQAYAYRAEPYAFTPNPIVSPRPVLTEDPSLPETWWKEMTAALDALADVPPPADREAVREEYLRRVIPEFTGHQVDDVTWTTAHGDLHWANITRTPHILDWEGWGRAPYGYDAATLYVYTLLTPETAAHIRTRLACVLDRPEARTGMLTVCAQVLQAQDRIDFYAELASAVRQHLTIL, encoded by the coding sequence ATGTTCGAGGCCCCCGCCCCCGCCACCGTCGACCGGATGCTGGCCGCCCAGCAGCACGCCGCCGACCAGTTCGGCCTGCGCGCCACCGGCCGCCGGGTGTGGGGGTACCAGGGCCGCACCCTGTCGGCCGCCGGCCCGCACTGGCTCCGCGTGGTCTGCGCCGAGGCCGGCACCGAAGGCGGCATCCTGTGGAACGGCCCGTCCACCTCCCGCACCCTCCCCGCCTCGGTGCCACGCCCCGAACTGCTCCACGTCCGGGACTGGACCGACCAGGCGTACGCCTACCGGGCCGAGCCATACGCCTTCACCCCGAACCCGATCGTCTCCCCGCGCCCCGTCCTCACTGAGGACCCCAGCCTGCCCGAGACGTGGTGGAAGGAGATGACGGCCGCCCTGGACGCCCTCGCCGACGTGCCCCCGCCGGCGGACCGCGAGGCCGTACGCGAGGAGTACCTGCGCCGCGTCATCCCCGAATTCACCGGCCACCAGGTCGACGACGTCACCTGGACCACCGCCCACGGAGACCTCCACTGGGCGAACATCACCCGCACCCCGCACATCCTGGACTGGGAGGGATGGGGCCGCGCCCCGTACGGCTACGACGCAGCCACCCTCTACGTGTACACACTGCTCACCCCCGAGACGGCAGCGCACATCCGGACCCGGCTGGCCTGCGTCCTGGACCGGCCCGAGGCCCGCACCGGCATGCTGACCGTGTGCGCCCAGGTCCTCCAGGCCCAGGACCGCATCGACTTCTACGCCGAGCTCGCCAGCGCCGTGCGACAGCACCTGACCATCCTGTAG
- a CDS encoding barstar family protein has translation MGSAMRTSGRSGEGQEYALTSDEDDADFWGFAHEAEGLFTPLPDEEGTRRVHLTGCLPQGGLLESVGHVGSRRALAGNAWFELLDGDGATMGSYFVNEVTVVDVKPSACGAGLVDLTMTLWCENAVAGAERVWDLIRTGHLDRTGMWHEFAPEDRRAWLSVTLCSQEYQRQGKADAPAGQVFTLDGRHIVDRDSFYCAIGEAINGPGGYFGWNLDALSDCLRGGWGATTPFTVHWDSSAQAKARLQDRVPSGEREVALFDLLLEIFEEQGVSVIIR, from the coding sequence ATGGGGAGTGCGATGCGAACATCAGGTCGGAGCGGTGAGGGGCAGGAGTACGCCCTGACCTCGGATGAGGACGACGCTGACTTCTGGGGCTTTGCTCACGAGGCCGAGGGGTTGTTCACGCCGCTGCCGGACGAAGAGGGAACACGCCGAGTGCACCTCACGGGCTGCCTCCCGCAGGGCGGCCTACTGGAGAGCGTTGGCCACGTCGGCAGTCGTCGCGCCTTGGCGGGGAATGCCTGGTTCGAGCTCCTCGACGGTGACGGTGCCACCATGGGGTCCTACTTCGTCAATGAGGTCACCGTCGTCGACGTCAAGCCCTCCGCCTGCGGGGCCGGCCTCGTCGACCTCACGATGACGCTGTGGTGCGAGAACGCCGTGGCCGGAGCGGAACGAGTATGGGACCTGATCCGCACGGGTCATCTGGACCGCACCGGTATGTGGCACGAGTTCGCCCCCGAGGACAGACGAGCATGGCTGTCGGTGACGCTGTGTTCCCAGGAGTACCAACGCCAGGGGAAGGCCGACGCTCCTGCAGGCCAGGTGTTCACCTTGGACGGTCGGCACATCGTTGACCGAGACAGCTTCTACTGCGCGATCGGTGAAGCCATCAACGGCCCCGGCGGATACTTCGGCTGGAACCTCGATGCTCTGAGCGACTGCCTGAGAGGGGGCTGGGGTGCCACTACGCCGTTCACCGTGCACTGGGATTCCTCAGCCCAGGCCAAGGCACGGCTGCAAGACCGTGTGCCCTCCGGAGAACGCGAAGTCGCGTTGTTCGACCTACTCCTGGAGATCTTCGAAGAACAGGGCGTGAGCGTCATCATTCGGTGA
- a CDS encoding recombinase, whose product MLSRLEELEKDLILRRKRAELEGWLGEIDGIDKTLTFLRAKRIEAERIKQRTAVHLGLPHVRRPRTDQTVTE is encoded by the coding sequence ATGTTGTCCCGGCTCGAAGAGCTGGAGAAGGACCTAATCCTGCGGCGCAAGCGGGCCGAACTCGAAGGATGGCTGGGAGAGATCGACGGCATCGACAAGACCCTGACCTTCCTCCGGGCCAAGCGCATTGAGGCCGAAAGGATCAAGCAACGAACCGCCGTCCACCTCGGCCTGCCCCACGTCCGTCGCCCCAGGACTGATCAAACTGTCACCGAATGA
- a CDS encoding tyrosine-type recombinase/integrase: MNDRVPERDLSRLAVPRWGRLVEIGDRYEPYRLVDADGATVAPVPVFFQELLAAGKAAATVRSYGMDLLRWWRFLHAVEVPWNRATRMDARDFSCWIQLTVKPRATAAKRQPARTVGAPSPVTGKTSPGLGYAPSTVAHSETVLRRFYDLHRDAGSGPLLNPFPLDLARRSGRAHAHHNPMETWAPERTGRYRPTIPRRIPRSIPDEWFNTLFAALPSNRDRAMIAFWISSGVRASELIGVRQCDVDPGQQLISVVRKGSRARQQVPASADAFVWLRLYQQELHGLVPRGLTRPVWWTLRRPFQPLTYHGAHRMFERLNASFGADWTLHDLRHSAAVRMVRNPALTLTDVQWVLGHAHLTTTEIYLNPRQDEVVAQVLAHHARRADQRTEPVPPPPAPGYDPETLDVLFGRSS; the protein is encoded by the coding sequence ATGAACGATCGTGTGCCCGAACGGGATCTGTCGAGATTGGCCGTTCCTCGGTGGGGCCGGCTGGTGGAAATCGGCGACCGGTACGAGCCCTACCGGCTCGTCGACGCCGACGGCGCGACCGTGGCACCGGTCCCAGTGTTCTTCCAGGAGCTGCTCGCAGCCGGGAAAGCGGCCGCGACCGTCCGCTCCTACGGCATGGACCTACTGCGGTGGTGGCGGTTCCTGCACGCAGTCGAGGTGCCGTGGAATCGAGCGACACGCATGGACGCTCGGGATTTCAGCTGCTGGATCCAGCTGACGGTCAAGCCGCGAGCGACGGCGGCCAAGCGGCAGCCGGCCCGCACCGTCGGCGCCCCGAGCCCGGTGACCGGGAAAACGAGCCCTGGGCTCGGCTATGCCCCGTCGACCGTCGCCCACAGCGAGACGGTGCTGCGCCGGTTCTACGACCTGCACCGTGACGCCGGATCCGGGCCGTTGCTCAACCCGTTTCCGCTGGACCTGGCTCGTCGTTCCGGCCGCGCGCACGCGCACCACAACCCGATGGAAACCTGGGCGCCGGAGCGGACCGGCCGTTATCGGCCCACGATTCCGCGCCGGATTCCGCGCTCGATCCCGGACGAGTGGTTCAACACGCTGTTCGCGGCGCTGCCGTCGAACCGGGACCGGGCCATGATCGCGTTTTGGATCTCCAGCGGGGTCCGGGCATCGGAGTTGATCGGCGTCCGTCAGTGCGACGTCGATCCGGGACAGCAGCTGATCAGCGTTGTCCGGAAGGGCTCCCGGGCACGGCAGCAGGTGCCGGCCTCAGCGGATGCGTTCGTGTGGCTGCGGCTCTACCAGCAGGAGCTGCACGGGCTGGTGCCGCGGGGCCTGACGCGGCCAGTGTGGTGGACGCTGCGGCGTCCGTTTCAGCCGTTGACCTACCACGGCGCCCACCGGATGTTCGAGCGGCTCAACGCCAGCTTCGGCGCGGACTGGACCCTTCACGACCTTCGTCACAGCGCCGCCGTCCGCATGGTGCGCAACCCGGCGCTGACGCTGACCGACGTGCAGTGGGTCCTCGGGCACGCGCATCTGACCACGACCGAGATCTACCTCAACCCGCGCCAGGACGAGGTCGTCGCCCAGGTGCTGGCCCACCACGCGCGGCGGGCGGACCAGCGCACCGAGCCGGTGCCCCCGCCTCCGGCCCCGGGTTACGACCCCGAGACCCTGGACGTCCTGTTCGGGCGGTCATCATGA